The following are encoded in a window of Paraburkholderia sp. HP33-1 genomic DNA:
- a CDS encoding RidA family protein, whose translation MAQSNVYDKLKELGIELPAAGAPAAAYVMSAQSGNTVYLSGHIAKKDGKVWIGKLGATMGTDEGKAAARSIAIDLLATLHAHVGDLNRVTRIVKLMSLVNSTLEFTEQHLVTNGASELIADVFGERGKHARSAFGVAQIPLGACVEIELIAEVE comes from the coding sequence ATGGCTCAATCGAATGTGTACGACAAGCTCAAGGAACTCGGCATCGAACTGCCGGCGGCGGGTGCGCCGGCAGCGGCCTATGTGATGAGCGCGCAAAGCGGCAACACGGTGTATCTGTCGGGCCACATCGCGAAGAAGGACGGCAAGGTGTGGATCGGCAAGCTCGGCGCAACGATGGGCACCGACGAAGGCAAGGCCGCGGCGCGCTCGATCGCGATCGATCTGCTCGCCACCTTGCATGCGCACGTCGGCGACCTGAACCGCGTCACGCGCATCGTCAAGCTGATGAGCCTCGTCAACTCGACGCTCGAATTCACCGAGCAGCATCTGGTCACGAACGGCGCGTCCGAGCTGATCGCCGACGTGTTCGGCGAGCGCGGCAAGCACGCGCGCTCGGCGTTCGGAGTCGCGCAGATTCCGCTCGGCGCGTGCGTCGAGATCGAGCTGATCGCCGAGGTCGAATAA
- a CDS encoding aminotransferase-like domain-containing protein, whose amino-acid sequence MDQSDLKAPTWQLSERARKLTSSAIREILKVTERPEVISFAGGLPSPATFPAERMREAADRILRDTPAAALQYSATEGYLPLREWVAQRYSVNGAQIRASQVLITTGSQQALDLLGKVLVCVGSPVLVETPTYLGALQSFSMYEPHYVQVPTDEQGLIPEGLKPELTKGARLLYAQPNFQNPTGRRLPVERRRALAEFAKTAPFPVIEDDPYGALDYAGEPLPTMLSMAPDHIVYLGSFSKVLAPGLRVGFIIAPEELIFKLVQAKQATDLHTPSFTQRIVHEVVKDGFLDTHVPTIRELYRNQCDAMLAALERYMPEGVSWNRPEGGMFIWVNLPAQIDSMKLLEEAVAQNVAFVPGGPFFANEAQHNTLRLSFVTVPPAKIDEGVARLAAIVRAKI is encoded by the coding sequence ATGGACCAAAGCGACCTGAAAGCCCCGACGTGGCAATTGTCCGAACGCGCACGCAAGCTCACGAGCTCCGCGATCCGCGAGATCCTGAAGGTCACGGAACGGCCCGAAGTCATTTCCTTCGCAGGCGGCCTGCCCTCGCCGGCTACTTTTCCGGCCGAGCGCATGCGCGAGGCGGCCGACCGCATCCTGCGCGACACGCCTGCCGCGGCGCTGCAGTACAGCGCGACCGAAGGCTATTTGCCGCTGCGCGAATGGGTCGCGCAACGCTACTCGGTCAACGGCGCGCAGATCCGTGCGTCGCAGGTGCTGATCACGACCGGCTCGCAACAGGCGCTCGACCTGCTCGGCAAGGTGCTCGTCTGCGTGGGTAGCCCGGTGCTGGTCGAAACGCCGACCTACCTCGGCGCGCTGCAATCGTTCTCGATGTACGAGCCGCACTACGTGCAGGTGCCGACCGACGAGCAAGGCCTGATCCCCGAAGGCCTCAAGCCGGAACTGACCAAAGGCGCGCGTCTGCTGTACGCGCAACCGAATTTCCAGAATCCGACGGGCCGCCGTCTGCCGGTCGAACGCCGCCGCGCGCTTGCCGAGTTCGCGAAGACCGCACCGTTCCCGGTGATCGAGGACGACCCGTACGGCGCACTCGACTACGCGGGCGAACCGCTGCCGACGATGCTGTCGATGGCGCCCGATCACATCGTCTATCTCGGCTCGTTCTCGAAGGTGCTCGCGCCGGGTCTGCGCGTCGGCTTCATCATCGCGCCCGAAGAGTTGATCTTCAAACTCGTGCAGGCCAAGCAGGCCACCGACCTGCACACGCCGAGCTTCACGCAGCGCATCGTCCACGAAGTGGTCAAGGATGGCTTTCTCGACACGCACGTGCCGACGATCCGCGAGCTGTATCGCAACCAGTGCGACGCGATGCTCGCCGCGCTCGAACGCTATATGCCCGAAGGCGTGAGCTGGAACCGTCCGGAAGGCGGCATGTTCATCTGGGTCAATCTGCCGGCGCAGATCGACAGCATGAAGCTGCTCGAGGAAGCGGTCGCGCAGAACGTCGCGTTCGTGCCGGGCGGGCCGTTCTTCGCGAACGAAGCGCAGCACAACACGCTGCGTCTGTCGTTCGTCACGGTGCCACCGGCTAAAATCGACGAAGGCGTGGCGCGTCTCGCGGCAATCGTGCGCGCGAAAATCTGA
- a CDS encoding VOC family protein — translation MTALTTPTAHSLSLDHLVVCARTLDEGVQYVADTLGVAPTGGGAHPLMRTHNRLLGLWGGLYLEVIAVDPQAAADTAADRVGPRPRLFALDDPATQARLENGPYLSHWVARVERPKHLATWQAQYPQRIAPVVPMTRGDFTWGLTVPEDGSFPAWQGAGDGVLPSLIQWDSTRHPSQVLAQTNLALKALKAVHPRAELIGEQLRWLDAAHLLDVQPTDGAAALVAEFETPEGPRTLR, via the coding sequence ATGACAGCCCTGACAACCCCGACAGCTCATTCGCTCAGTCTCGATCACCTGGTAGTCTGCGCGCGCACTTTGGACGAAGGCGTCCAGTACGTCGCCGATACGCTCGGCGTCGCACCAACCGGCGGCGGCGCGCATCCGCTGATGCGCACCCACAACCGCCTGCTGGGACTGTGGGGCGGCCTCTATCTGGAAGTAATCGCGGTCGATCCGCAGGCCGCGGCCGACACCGCAGCCGATCGCGTCGGGCCACGCCCGCGCCTGTTCGCGCTCGACGACCCGGCGACGCAGGCGCGACTCGAGAACGGGCCGTATCTATCGCACTGGGTCGCGCGCGTCGAGCGGCCGAAGCATCTCGCGACGTGGCAGGCGCAGTATCCGCAGCGCATCGCGCCAGTCGTGCCGATGACGCGCGGCGATTTCACATGGGGCCTGACGGTGCCTGAAGACGGCTCGTTCCCCGCCTGGCAAGGCGCCGGCGACGGCGTGCTGCCGTCGCTGATCCAGTGGGACTCGACGCGTCATCCGTCGCAGGTGCTCGCGCAGACGAACCTCGCGTTGAAGGCCCTGAAAGCGGTGCATCCGCGGGCCGAGCTGATTGGCGAGCAACTGCGCTGGCTCGACGCCGCGCACCTGCTCGACGTGCAGCCGACCGACGGCGCCGCGGCGCTCGTCGCTGAATTTGAAACACCCGAGGGTCCGCGGACCCTCAGATAA